GGCCGCCTCTGAGGCCCGACCAAGTTGACTATATCCATATGCATTCTGCACGGGAATCCCTGGAATACCTTTTAGGGTCCGGATCGGATCTGGAAGCGGCTTGGGCCTTTTGTCAGAGTTTGGATTTTCGCATGTTCAATAGGTATCTGAAAAAAGAACCCGGGCTCGATGATCTGCTCCAGTACCTGAAACCTCGATGCCTCCTAGCCATGGCCACCAACCGCACGGTTTCCACGCTGGACCTTTTGGCATCTTTTCACCTGGACAAGGCCTTTGACCTGGTAGTGACCGCCGCCGATGTGACCCATCCCAAGCCGCATCCGGAAAGTATGGAAAAGATCCTTACGGCCTTTCGGGCTCTTCCGGACCATGTCCTTTTCATCGGGGACTCTCAAGTGGACGCTCTTTTGGCTCAAAGGACCGGGGTGATCTTTGCCGCCTACAAGAATCCATCCCTTTCGGCTCATATTCATGTGCCGTCCTTTGCAGAGCTTAAAGCCCTTTTGGCCTTGTCTTTGGACGGTGTGCTCTCAAAGCCTCTGCCCGCACCTTTATGAACCGTGATTCTAAGCCAGGTCCAACTGTCTTTCTTGTGGGGACATGCCATCGAGACCCACAGGGTTTTGGTCGCTGCCGTGCGCTTTTAAAAAAGCTTAACCCCGATGTGATCTTGGTGGAAGTGAGCCCTTTCGCTGTGCGGCTTCGGCGGGACCACGGCAGATTTTTTTTAAAGCTTTTTTTGAAAAACCTCAAAAAGGCTTCCGCAGCAACCCACATGCCCTTTGCCTCCGCTCTACGCTCCCCTCTTATCAAACCCATCCCTCGACAATGTGCTTTGCCCTTTGAATTTCGAGCGGCTCGGCAAAGGTTTCGGGAAACGGGCTCATCTTTTTTTTGTGTGGACGCTGTAGACGCAAGCCGCCTATTTATGGCCGACTGGCCCGAGCTCTTGTCTTCGGCGAACCTGGAGCGATTACTCAAAGGAGGCTTGCCGCTCCCTCCCTCGGCTTCGGAACAGTATGCTCGAGCCCGATGGATCTTGGCGCATGGAAATCGTGCTTTACGGAATCGACGATGGAATGGGGATTCTTTTGGATGGGGATGGCACCAAAGGGAACAATGGATGGAAAAAACGGTGCGTGCCACCTTGGAAAGGCTGCGGCCTCATCGATTGGTCTATCTAGGGGGATGGCACCATGTCGTCCCAGGCGATGCCCTGAACCTCTACCATCGCCTGCACGATCTGGCACCGCAGACGGTCCTCCTCGATGAGGCCGACAATCCAACTGTCGCGACATTCCAGCTGCCATGAAACCCCTGTGGGGGCGGCCCCTTGTGTCCCCATTCAAACCAACAATTCAGCATTCCGCCATAAACCCCCTGTAACCGCGGACCGATGCTCTATGTCCGCATTCAAATTAACCACAGCACACGCCAATCCCTTGTGTAGGGGCGAAGCCATGTGTCCGCCCCAAAAAACATCCCCCTGTAAAATCCTTCGGGGGCCACCCACATGGGGCGGACACGCAGGTCCGCCCTTACAAACCACACCGGCACCCAACGCACTTCCCCTTCATGGAGAATTGGGCTCATTGCGCCAGGAAAATGCTACGGAAAAGCAAACTTTCTTGAAGCCCCAAGGGTCCCCCTGGTTGCACGTTGCCATTCGGTGTCGATTCTGGTATGAAATATTGTTGGCTCAAAACCGAAGGCCGAGAGCATGGCAAGATCGCTTGATAAAGAGAAACGACCAAGCGTCTTCAAACGGCCTTGTGGGAACTTAACCGAGAATGAATTTGGCGTCGGGAGATCAAGCTTTTGGTCTGCTGATTTTTACGGGTGGCACCCCCGCGCTCCCGGCAAGAAACTCGATTTCAGTTTTGTGGGGTTGGGGTGCGGTACGCCCCTAAGTTGTAAAAACATTCGTTGCAATGGCTGTTGGGAATTCTCGGGAAGT
The DNA window shown above is from Desulfosoma sp. and carries:
- a CDS encoding HAD family hydrolase, giving the protein MQTFAPNIVDTKKLTTREALFPAGLPSAVVFDCDGVLFDSREANIRFYNFVMERFGRPPLRPDQVDYIHMHSARESLEYLLGSGSDLEAAWAFCQSLDFRMFNRYLKKEPGLDDLLQYLKPRCLLAMATNRTVSTLDLLASFHLDKAFDLVVTAADVTHPKPHPESMEKILTAFRALPDHVLFIGDSQVDALLAQRTGVIFAAYKNPSLSAHIHVPSFAELKALLALSLDGVLSKPLPAPL